The Paenibacillus sp. BIC5C1 DNA segment CGATCCGTTCTGGGCAAAGGTTACCGTCGTCATTGTAAACATGTGGATCGGAATCCCGGTCAGCATGGTGCTCATCCTGGGTGTGTTGACGGCGATTCCACGGGATTTGTATGAAGCGGCTGAGGTAGACGGTGCGTCTGGCTTTCAGAAGTTCCGCATCATTACGCTTCCTTTTATCATGTTCGCTACGACACCGGTGCTTATTATGCAATTTGCCGGGAATTTCAACAACTTCAATGTCATCTTCCTGTTGACGAACGGTAATCCGCTGCGTGGCGATTATCAATACGCGGGATCAACCGATCTCCTCGTGACCTGGTTGTACAAACTGACGTTGGATAACAACAAGTTCAATATGGCTTCGGCGGTCGGCATCATTATTTTCCTGATTATTGCGTCGTTCTCCATCTGGAATTTCCGTCGTTCCAAATCGTTTAAGGAGGAGGACATGATTCAATGAAAAAGCGCAACAATCCCATGCGTCTGGCGATCAGTTATGTGCTGCTGGTCATCATTGCCATCGTATCGGTGTATCCCGTCTTGTGGATATTTCTCTCGTCACTGCGTCCAGGGGCAGCGCTGTACAGCGAACGTCTGTGGCCTGAAGCGTTCACGCTGGCCCATTACGGGGAACTGTTTACCAACCCGTCGTTTATGTATGGCACTTGGTATCTGAACACGTTGAAGATCGCCTTTTTCACGATGATTTTCTCAACGCTTATGGTTACTTTGGGCATGTATGCCTTGTCCCGTTTCCGTTTTCGCGGTCGTAAGACCATTCTATCCACGATGCTGATTCTGGGGATGTTCCCCAGCTTCATGAGCATGATTGCCATTTATATTATTTTGCTTCAGATCAAATTGCTGGACACCCATACGGCGCTGATTCTGGTCTATTCGTCCGGGGC contains these protein-coding regions:
- a CDS encoding sugar ABC transporter permease, with product MKKRNNPMRLAISYVLLVIIAIVSVYPVLWIFLSSLRPGAALYSERLWPEAFTLAHYGELFTNPSFMYGTWYLNTLKIAFFTMIFSTLMVTLGMYALSRFRFRGRKTILSTMLILGMFPSFMSMIAIYIILLQIKLLDTHTALILVYSSGAVLGGFIVKGFFDTIPRSLDEAARIDGASHLRVFTSIILPLSRPMLTYVALTSFTGAWMDFIFARLVLRTKENWTLAVGMWDLVSRYQDSNFTMFAAGAVLIAIPITLLFVFLQRFLVQGLTSGASKG